One Glycine max cultivar Williams 82 chromosome 8, Glycine_max_v4.0, whole genome shotgun sequence genomic window, gaagctAAGACATGGTGGAAGCAAGAAAGGATCTCACCTTAGACTGTTGATACcatgaaagaataaaattttgtgttcaTTCAATTAGAAAAATTGTGATTATATACCACAATTACAAGAGAGATCCTAGGTTATAATAAAGAAACTAATTATACACAAGAGAGATCATAGGCTATAATAAAGAAATtggatacaaaaaatatattgacataTATTCTAATATATCCTAAGCTATAATAAGGAAActagatataaaaatatattgacataTATTCTAACAAATTTGATAAAGCAATGAAAGAACTAAAAGTCCACAATAAGCTGCACTGTGCACTTCCTAAAGAATTTTGTCAAACCTCTATTCTGAACAGTAATGAATGAGTTTGACAATGTCTGCAAGTCATTCTCATTGAACAATACATAAAATTCATGCCACATATTCTCCACTAGCTACCCTATGATTAAGAAGTCTTGTATTCCTGTGTTTGCAATTGCATTGAACAATAAGTAGAAGTGTTACCTACCTAGCTAGGTAGGCCATGGATGCATGCATGTCATTACCAGTctcatttttcctttaatttataACGTTCAGCCTTCACAACGTGCTTTCGAGTGAAGTGCGAATTATCTTTCGGACATCCTTTCTAATGGAGAAGAATGCTGAGATTAGTGCAATATACAGGGCTGAATAGATGTGGATAACTTTTGCATGAGCTAAACCAGATTTTCCCTTAATGGACTCTCTAATCAGACCCCACATAAGAATAAGTATTCTAAAAAGGCTCATTCTCCCTGGTTTTATCAGACTTGTGATTGCTCCTCCCACAGACAAGTAGCTTCCTCCCAGAACCTGCAAGACAAACCCAAAAGAATGTCCAAGCTTAACACACTCTCTTAACACATTCTTTTAACATACTCTTTTATCATTGGTTGAAATTTGTTAGAAATCACAAAGATTATGCGAGGCTCACTCCTTGTTTAATGAACTTCACtcgtgattttataatttttgacaCATTATAACCAACAATAGACAATGTTAGAAGTAGCGTGGAGTGTATTGGTAGCACTAATCTCAATACTAATAGAGGCATTAGTTTTCAGTTACTAATCAACACGACACCTCTAGGCGTTGGAGATCTGATGCAGCAGAGACTGCCCTTGAATTGAACTGGTGCAAGTTTAGAAGATTTCTGTAGCTTGGGATGGTTTTCTGCTTGCAAATTGCCTCTGCAAGAGCTCCAGGGTAGAGAAGAGTCTTCACTATTAAAAGAGGGAAGAACTCACTTGCAATAAACTGAGAAGATGTCACTTCTAATGGTGTCTGACAAATTCCAAATCTACATGGAACACTGCAAATAAATGGGACCTTTGTCATGAGTATCATCACTATGACACAAACAGGATTTAAAAATACTATTCCAGAACTTCATGCATAGCTTTTGGCATTAATCATTGCAGGAATAATAAGACCCTGTTGTCACCAGTGGCATtgcaatcataaaaataattaggagATCGATTTTGCACTTCTGTTAGCTAGTTCATTAGTCTATGATGCCGTGTTGTATAACTAGCACATGATCAACACATCGGAAaactacaaaattttaaatgtaagtgacaaaaaaaaaggtgGGTTCCTAAATTAAATGTTACATCAACCCTAATTTCAggaatatttaatttaagtgaAGATACATTTGATttcaacaaaggataaaatcCTGTTGTTGactaatgaattgaaaataCTAAAACGAAAATGACAAGAGGCATTATTGAAAGGACCCCTCTGTTCTAAAAGCTCCCCAAAATATGGAATCGATGTGGCAAACTGGGGTAACACTTTGACcacttcaattttcaatttttttacccTAAAACGTAAACACCTCTCCCTCTTTACGTGTAACAAAAACGTTTTCGTTTTGGTTTTCCCTCGTCTGCATTGGACCAGATCCACGTCAaactctagttttttttatatatatatataaataaaaaaaaccgcCAAGCACGTGAAATGGAGGTGCCATATCATATGCTAGTCCAAGTAAAAGATGTATACATTGGAATAAAGTATTACACTTAAAACATTTTGTTTGTATTACAAAGAAATATAGTTGATACGTAAATtgttttactatatatatattgttaaagaatttttttgtaCAACTAAATTATATCACATttttagcaaattcaaacataaGTCTATTATTTTGCACAAATAActctgttatttttatttatttattcatatattaaCATTTGATTGAAATGCTAATATTTCTGttcacacacaaaaaagaaaacagcaATAGTGGAATTACCACGAGCCTATATCAATTAGTTTCGTTTGGATCATTCGTATCTTAGACTACACTGTATTCAAAATTTGGGGTTGCACAGTTGTTGCTTCTTGCACCTCTATCTAAGTTGATTTCTGCAtcctttctaaaaaaaaaaatttttaccttttgaattggtcattttaaaagacaaaatttcaaaatataattttacgcTCCGTATTGATCATTCCAAGTTCCAGAAGCCAAAAAAATATGCGAAAGCAACTTGGAGGTGCAGAAAGCAACAACCAAATTTAGCAACATATCCTTTTGTTGGGCCAAGCCGATggcaataattgaaaaaaattaaatctgcACATCAGGAGACAAAAGACAAACTGCCCGAAAAAGTGAGGAAAGGGGCCCAAATTGGTAGTCCATTACAGAATACTGAAGCCAATATAATGCCAATCACTGACCAAATAGAATATAATGTCAAATTCAACGCAGTTAATATTCACCGTGGCACACAATTTTAAGACGCAACATTGTCTTTCTTGACAGTAGCATAATCTATATCACCTTATCTTTGACTATGTCTTATCTCTTACTTGAGGATATAAGGTTCAAAGCAAAGACGTAACaacgaattaattaattaatagatgtagttttttcttttttgcaagcAGTACATATATAGCTCAAATATCTTTATATTTGTAATGATTACCCTTTTGTTCACAAACATAAATTTATGACAATGTAccattaaagaaaagaaaaccactAACAATTTCCCTACAGCATTTTTGAATCTTTACACGACCTTTGTATAAAAGAATAGAGGATTTTTATAGTAAGTAACTCAATTTGCTTTCAAAAAGGAGGAGAGGAGGCAGCCAAATTAATGCTTGATGTTGTCGCTGAGAAATGAGAATTAGAAACGAACGGTTGGTAGTATATATTCTCTCACCCTTTGGCTCTCTCCAAGAACCAACCCTTCAGTTCAATCCAAATCTAGGTTTGAGGCGAAGATATTAAATCGAAAAGTGACAAAGTTCACACAAGTGGGTGAGATGACAAAGCTCCGCATCGCATGTGGGTCACACATCCCGCTGTCCAATAATTGGCCTCTAATAATTGTCTGGGCCCCACCTactccagtaaaaaaaaaataaaaaaaaatcatatttgacTATCACAACTACGTTAATTAAACGCAagtgaataaaaaattgattgattaaagTAACGTCTATTGCAAATATCGATATATTTATTGCAATCTCATGACTGTTGATAAGTGATTAAGTGACAATTTACTTGGCGAATGACGATAAAATATAGTACATATATGGCAAGTTGCTCAAAATGAAATCTTCACATTTCGGGTATGTGGAGCAACCTTCCCTTGGACATTTTAGCCAACATCTTCTCATTTCTCTCCCCAGACTCGTTGGCTAGAGCAAGATCAGTTTGCAAGAATTGGCACAAATGTTCCAAGGCTTATCCTATAGCCACAACAACCTCTTCATGGTTCTTGGCTCTTCCAATTCGCAACCATAGACCATATTGCTACGCTCATAATCCAGTGATAGATAAATGGCACCAACTCTCTCTACCAATCCCATCAATTCGACCAATTGGTCCAATAGGGAGCCTCCTCCTCTTAAGGGTCACCAATTCCACAACCCTCCAATTGGGTCTTTGCAACCCCTTCACGAGAGAGTTTAGGCACCTTCCCCGGTTGCATGTTGCAAGAACCAACCCTGCCGTTGGAGTAGTTACAACCTCGGAGTCATCGAATCCAAACCGTGATGACGATGATGTTCGGTTTCCTTCCTTTAAGGTCTACGTGGCTGGTGGCATGTCCGAGGCAGCACAAGGTGGCGGCGCCACGTATGAAACCAAAGTGGAGATGTATGACTCGCGGTTTGACACGTGGCGGATTGTGGGGTCCACGCCTGTCGAGTTTGCCGTTAGGCTCACCGTGTGGACACCCAATGAGAACGTGTGCATTGGAGAAACGTTGTATTGGGTAACCTCGGCCAGAGTCTATAGTGTCATGGGATTTGATGTTGGTAGAAATAGATGGAGGGAGTTGGGTGTGCCTATGGCTGAGAAGCTGGAATTTGCCACGCTTGTTCCGCGGAATGGGGCATTGGGATTGGTTGGTGGCACGTGTGGTGGAAGTGCTTGCATTTGGGAGCTAAATGAAGGGGACAAATGGTGCTTAGTGGATAAGGTGCCACTTGAATTGGGGTTGAGATTGTTGGGAGAGAAGAGAATTTGGGAGAGTGTTAAGTGTGTGGGGAATGAGGATGCTATTTGTTTGTATAGGGATATTGGATATGGGATGGTGATTTGCAAAAAGGTAGTAGGGGAAATAATGGGTAGGTGGGAATGGGTTTGGGTTGATGGGTGTGGTTACACCAAGGGGAAACAAGTGCATAATTGTCCAATCAGAGGGGCACTTGTTCATCCAAGTCTTGCCTCCTCTCTTATCTTTTAAACGATAGTAGTCTTCTTTTTGGTACAAGTTGCAAGTGACATTGTGAAGTGTTGtgagataaataatttatgtttgaattCAAAATGTAACTTGGCTTTGCtacaaacttattaaaaaaaatgtgaagcaGGTGTAAAAATTGCACATAGGCGTGGGCGAAAATCCCATCCACATGAAATCAAATAACCTTTCAATCTATGCCTTTTGCTCTGCATAGCCTGTCTGAATTTTGTCCCTCTTATTTGGGTTGCTCTTAATTAATTTGGGCTTAGTACTTTGGGTTTTCATTGAGTTAAAAGATGGGCTTGGGCtatttatactttttcttttgtcaattacgtttttcttttttctttatctttttaaattttattgtaaaaaatactctttatatgaaaaaaaggtataaatcttatttttatatactcCATTTTCATTATTCTCTAAAGCTTGTTTATCTATTTtccctcctttcctttttttttctctatcaaaAGGTATTTAGATTTTAGCATACTCTCATTAGTCGTTACAATTGTACCCCGATATTCAATATTCAATTTCATGTACATGTAAAATACTTAAATCAAATTGTTGATACTGCACACACGACAGGATATGCtgtgataactttatttttacccttttaaatttatttaatatattgagTTGGGACATCACTACAAATGAATAcgaaagagaaagaagatttGGTATAATGAATAACCCACAAAGGAGTAACAAAAATGGAATAAAACCAATTAGgccaaaaacaaatgaaaattggATTGCAGAAGAAGTATCAACATTTCCAtgggaaaacaaaaacataGTTCGGACTCCAGATAGTTTCGGCTTCAGTTATTTCCGTATAATTTTTACCAGGACTCATGGCCGACAGAGTAAAGAGAGAAAggagaaaatattttacaattttttaaaaatatgttatatttcTGGATGGATTGGATTTTTGTCCACTAAAATGGATTGGATTGTATTTTATTAGATGGATAGGGAATATATTGGACTTTTTAATGGATCAAACTCATCAAAAGTGGATTCATGGATTATTTCTACCCCGTCCATTATAATCCGACTAAATTTTTTTccgattcatccattttatcaCTCTACTTAATGTATTCTAACTCTAATATAATGattccagtaaaaaaaaaaaaaacactctaaTATAATGA contains:
- the LOC100783227 gene encoding F-box only protein 6 codes for the protein MWSNLPLDILANIFSFLSPDSLARARSVCKNWHKCSKAYPIATTTSSWFLALPIRNHRPYCYAHNPVIDKWHQLSLPIPSIRPIGPIGSLLLLRVTNSTTLQLGLCNPFTREFRHLPRLHVARTNPAVGVVTTSESSNPNRDDDDVRFPSFKVYVAGGMSEAAQGGGATYETKVEMYDSRFDTWRIVGSTPVEFAVRLTVWTPNENVCIGETLYWVTSARVYSVMGFDVGRNRWRELGVPMAEKLEFATLVPRNGALGLVGGTCGGSACIWELNEGDKWCLVDKVPLELGLRLLGEKRIWESVKCVGNEDAICLYRDIGYGMVICKKVVGEIMGRWEWVWVDGCGYTKGKQVHNCPIRGALVHPSLASSLIF